TTGCCCCCCTATCTCTATTTTCTGGCTTCGTCCCTGCAAGCAATGACTTTGTGTTAGAAACACAATCCAGTGCATTAGCAATATccaaacttttattttgaagtttAACACACAAGATATCCGTGATTTTCATAATTCTTTCCATTAGGTGCAGAATGAAGACAAAATCAAATGTGTTTAATATCTTCAGGGCACCTGCAGCGTCTCCTCTTGAATTCCTTGTAGCTGAGCGATCAGTTGCTACACTTCTTAGAACTGAAATAGTTGCAGCAAACATCTTGAGCAAATTTTTGATTGACTTATAGTGTGAACTCCATCTCGTGTCCCCGGCCCTTTGTAAAGATCCTATTTGATTAGCCCCTCTTCCAGTGTCAAGCTCTCCCAATTCAATCTCTCTAGCAATTTGAGCTGCCTGGTTTTCTAGTAACTCATCATTACGTTTGGGAGATGCACTAACTGTATTCACAACAAAATTTGCATGTTGGAAAAAATTGTGAACCTCATTTACCTCCCTTGAAGCGGCAACCAAAGCCAATTGGAGTTGATGAGCTAGACAATGGATATAATAAGCATAAGGACACTCTTGGAGAATTAGAGCCTTTAGCCCATTCCACTCCCCTCTCATATTACTTGCTCCATCGTACCCTTGGCCTCTAATATCTTGCACATTCAACCCATTATCAACTAGGACAGCAATGATTTTATTCTTGAGAGTCAAAGCACAAGTGTCACTaacatgaacaagatcaaggaaACGCTCCCTTATCAACCCTTCTATGTTCACAAACCAAACAACTACTGCCATCTGCTCTTTTTTAGACTCATCCGGACATTCATCAACCAGTATTGCAAACTTGTTGTTACCCATTTCTTCTTTAATTGAGGTTTGCACTTTTCGTGAAATTATGCTAGCAATTTCCTTCTGAATAGTTGAGGAGGTGTACTTTGCATTTTTAGGAGCATTCTGTACAACTTCTTGTACATCCTTATTATAAGAAGCCAAAAGCTTAATCATTTCCTTGAAATTACCTTGATTCTTGGAATCCTCAGATTCATCATTTCCTCTAAATGGACATGCTTGAAACATTAACCACCTGATGCAATCAATAGAGAATAATTATTAGATGTAATGTATTAAGAAAATTGTCTTAAATTAAATATATGTTTCTTACCTCATGGCATCAATAGAAGTCTTAAGCCTCAGTCTTGCATCAAGAACCATTTGCTTAGTTTGCTTTTTCATCACCTTGTCAATATGAATTGGATTATTTTTCAGATTTTCGTAACACCGAACTGCAAAGTTATGAGCAGAGCTGGGAGTAGTGCCCATATGTTTGAGAAAATCACATTCTTTTCCATTGTTAACCTTCTTCCACTTATCAAATCCTTTGACAGTGAATGTGTCCGAACCACACTTCCCAACTGGCTTCTTCGAAAAGAGAAAACAAGGCAAGCAATAGGCACAATTTGTATCAGTCGAATATTCCAACCACCAAAAATTTGTGTACCAATCTTTTTGGAATCGCCGACGAACAGCACTTCTATCATTATATTCATAATTATCCAATTCGGGCTGATAGGCCCCCTCACATATGTAAAAACGCCTAGCATCATCTTGCTTTTCTGGAGGGAGTTGCCAAATTTGAGGGCGCCTCCCTGGGTCTCGATCATATTTTGTGGTTATGACTGTAGCTTCTTCTGTAACTTCTGGCACTGGAACATCTTGAGCATCACCTTCAGCATGACTAGGGTTGTTCTCTTCGCTAGGCTGCACATCATTTGTATTAGCACCATCACCATGTTCACATGGCTGGGAGATTGAACCAATTGGCTTGAAATAAGTACGGATTGATTGAGCTCTCTTCCTCTTCATGTCTAC
This sequence is a window from Aegilops tauschii subsp. strangulata cultivar AL8/78 chromosome 7, Aet v6.0, whole genome shotgun sequence. Protein-coding genes within it:
- the LOC141026818 gene encoding uncharacterized protein produces the protein MSDQTRKKDMKRKRAQSIRTYFKPIGSISQPCEHGDGANTNDVQPSEENNPSHAEGDAQDVPVPEVTEEATKPVGKCGSDTFTVKGFDKWKKVNNGKECDFLKHMGTTPSSAHNFAVRCYENLKNNPIHIDKVMKKQTKQMVLDARLRLKTSIDAMRWLMFQACPFRGNDESEDSKNQGNFKEMIKLLASYNKDVQEVVQNAPKNAKYTSSTIQKEIASIISRKVQTSIKEEMGNNKFAILVDECPDESKKEQMAVVVWFVNIEGLIRERFLDLVHVSDTCALTLKNKIIAVLVDNGLNVQDIRGQGYVDVTKSRNKHDNTTFIHHYKVDVFNVAIDQQVIELNDRFSSQVTELLDLCSSLDPRHDAFDKSKICTLVEKFYPADFTSQERDRLECELPHFQLDTLNHPEIKNCKSLADMTKGVIKTGKSSDYPMVERLLRLVITLPVSTATAERAFSAMKLVKTRLRSKLGDDFLRHCTIVYIEKEIAAKFSSDDIIEIFDTGARKSDFKLIDM